AGGAGAGATTCTTCAAGGTACTTTGCACATAGGCTCCCTACGAATAGCACACCTAACGAGATAATAGTCCCCGTCAACCTCAAAGACCGAGATGCATTCCACATCAGTATCGAAGAAtacctcctctccctcatttCCTTGATCGAAGAGCTTTCACGACTGGCTATCAATTCCGTTACTCTTGGAGATTACCACAGACCTCTACAAATCAGTCAATTCGTTAAGGATCTACATGCAGGATTCCAGATTCTtaatttgaagaatgatgttctgaggagaagaagtgatGGTATCAAGTACAatgtgaagaagattgaggatATTGTGTATGATCTTTCGTTGAGAAATTTGGTAGCTAGACCtgaatcttcatcttgaGTGATTGATGGTCGGTTGAAATATTGCTTGGATGGTTCATCGATATCATAAGAAGAAGGCAGATCTGAAGATTTCTGCTACTAAGAAGTTGCTACACATGGACTAGATCTTGAGGGTAGGAACAAGTACTGAAAGATTACTTGGAAGGTTCTGCAATGTCATGAGAAGGGAGGGAACTGGGTAAATTACTGCCATTACGAATGTTACGCGCTATGGCAAAGAGTAAAGGGCTGCTTGAGTGTTGCGATATTGACTCTAAAGctaagaaaaaaacaaaatagcCAGAATAAATCATGAATACCTGGGTATtctcaaattataatatctcCAAGCTACCTAGTACTTTACAATGCATCTAAAtcccaatatcaaaacttcTTCGGCATCCCACCGAAAAATGCCGACGCTAGTGAGTGACGGAGCTCGAAAACACGAAACTCATTATCCCCCCAAAAATAGTTACATCTCGAAATTGACAACACCAGAAATGCCATTGATCGATCCCATCACCATGTCCGGAATCAGCCCAGTATCTGGAGATACCTCCAAGTCCAAATCATTCCCCACGGAATTCCTTTCTTCAGACATGGCTCGTATCATCACTCACATCCAGCCAGCTATCCTTTTATCTGCATATTATTTCAGATTCAATGCTTTGGTCGCAGACCCGGTACACACCCTATTACATTCGTTGCTGCCTGTCGCGTTATTGCAGGTTGTCTACGCTGTTGTATGTCTACCAGCTGCTGGATCAAATATGgcgaagaaattgaagccGGGAGAGAAGCGGAAAGGATTGGAGGGCGGAGAGTATAATCACAAAATATTTGTACGTCTGTCCTTTGTAATATCGATTACAATGCGCGACCCCCTTCAAGTGAATTGAATGTGTACAATTACTAATATTTCTGCCTGATAGACAACCATATTCGCCCTTATTCTAACAGCCACCACTGTCCCCGCCGTCACGGCCCTACAAATCCTCTTTGGCGCTCCCTTCACCACCCACATCGAACATACACTTCTTTCCTCGGCCCACATCTCGCTTCTAGCACTCTTCCCCCTCTTCTATATCCATGGTGTAGATTCAGTCAGATGGCTCGAAGTAGCGTCGTTGTATGCGCCAATTGATGAAGTTTTCGGTGCAGCATTCGGATGTGCGCTTGGTGCTTGGTTGGGCGCAGTACCTATTCCTTTGGATTGGGATAGGGAATGGCAGAAATGGCCTGTTACTGTTGTTACGGGTGCATTCGGGGGGTATGTTGTGGGGAAGTTTATTGGAGGGTTTGCGGGgttgagagggaagagaattGAGTTGGAGTAGAGGGtgaggggatggggatggggtAGGGGTAATAGGAAGCTGTATTGTATGATACAAGGCGCGGCGCttggatatgatgatgatgatgatgatgggtaGAGAGGCTTCGGATATTATCGCATTTGCATGGGCgtatggaaaagaaatggaagaaagtaCAAGTCAGATGCTTTTAATTGGAGATCTGGCTTAATCTAGCATGAGAATATGATTTGGGTATTTGGTTGCTAGACACGGTTTGAGACGTCCATATCTACTATCAACGCTGAGTGGACCGTTTCACATTACCATGGTTAGTAAATTACTCAGAACTTAAGCATTTTTGCCCTTTGCACCGGTCTAGTTCACACACTATTCATTACCATCTCAAAATACTCACGTCTATCTGAATGTTGCTTCTGTATCATGACATCTAAATGCTCACGCCTCGTCGCTTCTTCACTCCCACCAATCCCGTTGCGCTTATCACATCTTATCTCGTCTTCTCGCTGACATTTCTTCGTTGCCTATCTGTTCAATGATGTTGTCTTGTACGTTACATACAGTCTCGCGG
The nucleotide sequence above comes from Botrytis cinerea B05.10 chromosome 14, complete sequence. Encoded proteins:
- the Bcgpi11 gene encoding Bcgpi11; the protein is MPLIDPITMSGISPVSGDTSKSKSFPTEFLSSDMARIITHIQPAILLSAYYFRFNALVADPVHTLLHSLLPVALLQVVYAVVCLPAAGSNMAKKLKPGEKRKGLEGGEYNHKIFTTIFALILTATTVPAVTALQILFGAPFTTHIEHTLLSSAHISLLALFPLFYIHGVDSVRWLEVASLYAPIDEVFGAAFGCALGAWLGAVPIPLDWDREWQKWPVTVVTGAFGGYVVGKFIGGFAGLRGKRIELE